AAGCTATTTCTGTCCAGATGGAGGCGGTGCATAAGGAATTTTCAAGAGTAAAAGCCCGGATGGCGGAGTATCAAAACATTCAACCGGACGAACAGGCAGCAGCCAAACCGCCCAGGAGCTACTATGCTAATCCCCTGCTGCACCACTTGCTGAGGATGCTGTCTTAATTTGAAATTTAACTGTCTAAGCACCGTTATAAGGTGCTCTTTTTGTGAAAAATTAAAGCCAATAATTTAATATTTTATTTTAACAATAGAGGGAAAAACAGCATTTTGTTGAATTAATATTACAAGTACAGGTAATATTAGGACTGGGAGGTCTTTGCCATGGCTAATGATTTTTCACAAGAAACAGTAATGTTTAAAGTCCAGGCGGAAGAAATTAACCAGGCCCGAGAAATTTTGCTGGCTGTTTATGCTGCCTTGAAGGAAAAGGGTTATAATCCGATCAACCAGCTGGTGGGGTACCTCTTGTCCGGTGATCCGGCCTACATCACAAGTCATGGGAATGCCCGCAGTTTGATTCGCCGTTTAGAGAGGGATGAATTGCTGGAAGAACTTGTAAAGAATTACCTGGAAAGAATCTAACCCTTACGCATATTTTTTGAAGCAAATATTAACTGCCCGTACAGGTTGGCAGATTCACCATAAAGTAACTCAAGGCGCGACGGGAAACCGGTGACGGGCGCCTTTTTTGTTGTCGGGGGTGGTGCGGTGGACTATCGAATGCTTGGCAACACCGGGATTAAAGTATCACGTTTATGTTTTGGAGCTCTTACGATCGGCCCCTTGCAGGCCAATCTGCCCCTAAAGCAGGGGGCGGCGGTGATTGACCGGGCCATTGAACAGGGGGTCAATTTTATTGATACAGCTGAACTTTACCGCACCTACCCGTATATCCGCCAGGCCATTAAGGGAAGAAAAGATCAGGTGGTTATCTGCAGCAAGAGCTACG
This sequence is a window from Desulforamulus hydrothermalis Lam5 = DSM 18033. Protein-coding genes within it:
- a CDS encoding IreB family regulatory phosphoprotein, which produces MANDFSQETVMFKVQAEEINQAREILLAVYAALKEKGYNPINQLVGYLLSGDPAYITSHGNARSLIRRLERDELLEELVKNYLERI